A region of the Peptococcaceae bacterium genome:
GTGAAAAAAACTTTAACTTTTTTCACAAATTTACTTGACAACAATTAGCTGGTCTTTGTGTTTGTTTATTGTAAATGCAACTTTTATGCCAAGAGAAAAGCGGCGCGAAAGCCTCCTGTTCCGCAATAATCCGGGCAGTTCCCGTTGGCAAAAGCATTGCTTTTTTATAAAAGCATTTCATTTTGAAATACAAATGGGGTGATTAACATTAATAACAAGTTGAAAGGCAAAATCGGGTTAATTGCTCCCAATTCCGACATTGCCGGGTTGGCCCGGAAAGCAGCCGGCGAATTCGGGAACATCTTCGATATTTACGAAGGCAACCTTGTTAACGGTGTTGAAGCGGCCAGGCAAGCGATGGAAAGGGGAAACGAAGTTTTCATCAGCCGGGGCGGGACAGCGCACTTAATAGAAAAACTCCTGAGGGTCCCGCTTGTCTCTATCGTTTTTTCCGGCGTTGACCTGCTGAAAACCGTGGAGAAGGCCAAGGATTATGACAGCCGTTTCGCCTTGATGGGCCATGATAACCTGCTCGGCGGGATCGAAGGCGACTATCGGTTTTTCGGCTGCATGCTGCGTGTGGAAAAGTTCAATGATTACCAGGAAATAGAAGAAAGCATCCAGCGGCTTTACAAAAATAGGGGGGTCCGTGTTTTTATCGGCGGGGAAGCCGTGGTGGAGTGCGCACGGCAGCTTGGCTTCACGGGAGTGCTTTTGGAATGCGGGATCGAATCGATCAGGAGGGCGGTGCTGGAGGCGGCGCGCCTGGCTGAAATGAAAATGGTCGAGTCGGAAAGGTACCTCCAGTTTAAAGCGATAACCGAGCACAGCAGCGAAGGCATAATAACGGTGGACGATAATGAAACGGTGAAGTACCTCAACCCCGTCGCCAGGAAAATGTTCTCCCGCAACCTGAGATCGAAAGGGGAAATAGAGGGTAAATCCTTAAAAGACATTCTGCCGGAGATGGGCGAGATTGCCAGCGCCGGAAAGCAGGTCCTGCAGGTTTACAAAGACATCGGGGATATAAAGGTGATGGCCAATTATATCCCCTTGAGCCTCGGCCAAGCTTCGCTCGGGGGCCTCCTTTCCTTTCAGGACGTGACCAGGATTGAGGAACTGGAAAAAAGAATAAGGCAGGAACAGCATGCCAAAGGGCTGTTTGCCAAATACAGGTTTGAGGATATAATCACCGACAACAAAATGATGCTCAAAACCATAACTTATGCCCGGAGGGTGGCCAGAACGGAAAGCTCTGTGCTGATTACCGGGGAATCCGGGACGGGCAAGGAACTGATGGCCCAGAGCATTCATAATGCCAGCCCGCGCAAAAACGGGCCGTTTGTCGCCATAAACTGCGCCGCCCTGCCGGAAAGCATCCTGGAAAGCGAGCTGTTCGGCTACGTGGAAGGGGCCTTTACCGGCGCGAGAAAAAGCGGCAAGCCGGGACTCTTTGAACTGGCTCACAAGGGCACCATTTTTCTCGATGAAATCGGCGACATACCGTTGAGCGTGCAGAGCAGGCTCTTGAGAGTGATCCAGGAAAAAGAAGTTGTGAGGATAGGAAACGACCGGGTAATACCGATTGATATCAGGATTATCTCCGCCACCAACAAAGACCTGGGACGCCTGGTTGAAGAAGGGAAATTCCGGGAAGACCTGTACTACAGGCTGGACATAATCAGGATCAAGCTGCCGCCGCTGAGGGAAAGGAGCGAAGACATTGTTTCCCTGAGCAAGCGCTTTGTTGAATACTACTGCGCAAAAAACGACCTGAAGCCCAAAAGGATCACCAGAAAAGCGCTGAACATGCTGAAGTGTTATTCGTGGCCGGGCAATATCCGCGAACTGCAGAATTTCATCGAAAGCCTGGTCATAATCGCTTATGACGACGAGGTTATTGATGAGTCCGTCGTGGAACAGCTCATTAAAGATAAAATCGATTACCGCTGTCTTTTGGAAATGAAATACAGGCCCAACGGCAGCACGGCCAGGAAAGAAAACGGGGACGGGGTCCTCAGAAAGATAGAGTACCAGAGCATTCAGGAAGTGCTCAGGCAAGTCAGGGGGAACAAGAATAAAGCCGCGGAAATCCTGGGGATCAGCACTACCACTCTTTGGCGGAGATTGAAAACAATGAGCGGGGAAAGTCAAAAATAGCGACGGGTTTCAAATTTCAAAATGAAATACTGTTTGCCGGTGTTCTTCCGGAAACGGCGGTTCTTTCACCTGATAGCCGTCCGGCACGATACTTGCATGTAATTTTCAGCGAAACAACAAGCGCAAAGGAGGAACCCTCATGGCTGATTACAATCAAATGGCTTTGCAGCTCCACGAAAAACACCGCGGGAAGGTTGAGGTGATAAGCAAGGTCCAGCTCAAGACCAAGGACGACCTCAGCACGGCCTATACTCCCGGTGTGGCTGAACCCTGCCGCAGGATTAATGAAAACCCGGAAGACATATACAGGTATACCTGTAAAGGCAATATGGTGGCGGTGGTTTCGGACGGGACGGCCGTTCTCGGGCTGGGAGACATCGGGGCCGCGGCCTCGCTTCCCGTCATGGAAGGCAAATGCGTGCTGTTCAAAGCATTCGGCGGTGTCGACGCGTTCCCCATCTGCATCGACACAAAGGATGAGGAAGAAATAATCAGGACCGTCAAACTGATCGCCCCGGTTTTCGGCGGCATCAACCTGGAAGACATCAACGCTCCCCGCTGCTTCATGATCGAAGAACGTTTAAAAAAAGAACTGGACATACCCGTTTTTCACGATGACCAGCATGGTACCGCCATCTGCACGCTGGCCAGCCTGATCAACAGCGCCAAGCTCGTTAAGAAGGACCTTGCTGCCTGCCGCGTGGTCATAAGCGGGGCCGGAGCGGCGGGAACAGCCGTCTGCAAGATCCTCTTATCATATGGGGTTAAAAACATTACCGTCTGCAACAGGAGCGGGGTCATAAACAAGAACGACCCGAAAACCATGCGCAACTGGGCCCATGAAGAACTGGCCAAGATCACGAACCCGGACAACACAAAAGGAACTCTGGCCGATGCCCTGAAAGGCGCCGATATCTTCGTGGGCGTGTCGATGCCCGGTCTTGTCACCAGGGAAATGGTGGCTTCAATGAACAAGGACGCCATTGTCTTCGCCATGGCCAACCCGGTTCCCGAAATATACCCCGACGAGGCTAAAGCAGGCGGGGCGCGCGTAGTGGGCACGGGCCGGTCGGATTTCCCCAACCAGGTTAACAACGTCCTGGCTTTCCCGGGGGTCTTCAAAGGGGCTCTGGCGGTCCGTGCGCGGGAAATTAATGAACAAATGAAACTGGCCGCCGCCGTCGCCCTGGCCGGCATGATACCTGACAAAGAGCTGAGCGAGACCAATGTTTTGCCTTATGCCCTGGACCCCAGGGTCGCCGAGACAGTAGGGGAAGCGGTGGCCAAGGCGGCCAGGGAAACCGGCGTGGCCCGGCTGTAATGGGGGGAGTAATCGTGAAAGACATCCACGTGGATCAAATAGTAGACGCAGTTGAAAGCATCTGCATCAAAGCCGCCTGCGACCTGGACAGGGACGTCGAGGAATACATTAAAAAATGGCAGTGGAAAGAGGAATCGGAGTTCGGCAAATACATTTTTGAGCAGATATTGGAAAACATTGCTTATGCCCGCCGGGAAAACATCGCCATGTGCCAGGATACCGGAGCGGCGGTTATCTTTCTGGAGATCGGGCAGGAAGTGCACATTGTCGGCGGGAGCCTGAGAGAGGCAATTGATGAAGGGGTGAGGAGAGGGTACAAAAACGGCTACCTGCGCAATTCAATGGTCGACGACCCCGTTTTCCGC
Encoded here:
- a CDS encoding sigma 54-interacting transcriptional regulator, whose translation is MININNKLKGKIGLIAPNSDIAGLARKAAGEFGNIFDIYEGNLVNGVEAARQAMERGNEVFISRGGTAHLIEKLLRVPLVSIVFSGVDLLKTVEKAKDYDSRFALMGHDNLLGGIEGDYRFFGCMLRVEKFNDYQEIEESIQRLYKNRGVRVFIGGEAVVECARQLGFTGVLLECGIESIRRAVLEAARLAEMKMVESERYLQFKAITEHSSEGIITVDDNETVKYLNPVARKMFSRNLRSKGEIEGKSLKDILPEMGEIASAGKQVLQVYKDIGDIKVMANYIPLSLGQASLGGLLSFQDVTRIEELEKRIRQEQHAKGLFAKYRFEDIITDNKMMLKTITYARRVARTESSVLITGESGTGKELMAQSIHNASPRKNGPFVAINCAALPESILESELFGYVEGAFTGARKSGKPGLFELAHKGTIFLDEIGDIPLSVQSRLLRVIQEKEVVRIGNDRVIPIDIRIISATNKDLGRLVEEGKFREDLYYRLDIIRIKLPPLRERSEDIVSLSKRFVEYYCAKNDLKPKRITRKALNMLKCYSWPGNIRELQNFIESLVIIAYDDEVIDESVVEQLIKDKIDYRCLLEMKYRPNGSTARKENGDGVLRKIEYQSIQEVLRQVRGNKNKAAEILGISTTTLWRRLKTMSGESQK
- a CDS encoding NADP-dependent malic enzyme, with the protein product MADYNQMALQLHEKHRGKVEVISKVQLKTKDDLSTAYTPGVAEPCRRINENPEDIYRYTCKGNMVAVVSDGTAVLGLGDIGAAASLPVMEGKCVLFKAFGGVDAFPICIDTKDEEEIIRTVKLIAPVFGGINLEDINAPRCFMIEERLKKELDIPVFHDDQHGTAICTLASLINSAKLVKKDLAACRVVISGAGAAGTAVCKILLSYGVKNITVCNRSGVINKNDPKTMRNWAHEELAKITNPDNTKGTLADALKGADIFVGVSMPGLVTREMVASMNKDAIVFAMANPVPEIYPDEAKAGGARVVGTGRSDFPNQVNNVLAFPGVFKGALAVRAREINEQMKLAAAVALAGMIPDKELSETNVLPYALDPRVAETVGEAVAKAARETGVARL